Sequence from the Primulina huaijiensis isolate GDHJ02 chromosome 16, ASM1229523v2, whole genome shotgun sequence genome:
GtttgaaaatactaaaaatgcaTGTTACCTAATTTTTCCATTAAGTTAGAAGCCAATAATATAGTACacacttttaattaaaacacacacacacacacNNNNNNNNNNNNNNNNNNNNNNNNNNNNNNNNNNNNNNNNNNNNNNNNNNNNNNNNNNNNNNNNNNNNNNNNNNNNNtatatatatatgaaacatGAACTTCacctaattttaaaattttcccttttgttttttatgCTATGACGCAATTTCAATCCCCACAATAAGGGAATTGTATAAAACGTGATTAGGTTACGTGTAAAATAGTTCCAAGTCCTGTCACATATATTTCACGTCAATTAATAGATTGAAGATGTGACGACAAGTTTGTGTTTGGAGTGTTACATGTATGTTCTTCATTCAgctcgaaatttaaaataaaataaaatatattttacctCTATATATTTATGCATTGCATcttgatttttatataataactaAATACATTGAATCATATATTGGTTTtaaatctgttttttttttttaaccatgccacaatttaaacaatataactgcaatttataaaatttaaataaagttattcGTGTATGTGTGTACAAAGATTTTATGCTACATCGGTGTAGTCTTCGTCGACATGTTGACGTGATATTATATGAAAGCTTATGTATTTTGAAGTCATACAACAGACTATTACCCACACGGGTGTGTTACATCCGGTTGGCGTAGAATTTCTCATTTTTGTGCAAGTGTGCATAATTTTCCATTACTTCTGGAGTGCAGGTGACAGAAGGCGAGTTCGAGCCCAAGCCTGTACTAACTGCACCATTGTCACTGGAGGGAGAGGAATCAGGCTTCAGTTACAGAGCTCCGAACATTCTCCAACGCATTCTAAGCCTTTTGAACAGTGTACGGCCAGGATCCGATCTTACCCGCCTTCAGGCAAGTAATTCAAATTGTTACGTGATCGGAGTTGCAAATGATACATAGAAATCAATATAttacctataaaaaaaattgttgttgaattaacGATAAAATAATGTAACATTTTTGTGGACAAAATCCAGCTTCCACCCCTGTTCAACATTCCAAAGTCACAGCTACAATGCTACGGTGAATCAGTGTATTGCATTAGCTCTGATATGTTAAGCAAATGCAATAAGGAGAAAAGCTCCCTCAATCGCTTCGTATCCGTCGTCGCTTGGAGCATATCCACCCTGCGCCCCTTGGTGTTCGGGGTGGCTCCCTACAATCCCATTCTCGGAGAAACTCACCATGTCTCCAGGGGATCATTAAACGTGTTTCTCGAACAGGTATGTTATAGTCCTTCATCGAGAAATAGacagagatatatatataatggcTCGAAGACAAATGACTTGAGCATGTCCATTTGTAATACTAGACAACATAATCTTAAACATTAATCATTAGTCCTTCTATTGTACATAGTTTTAGGAATACCAAAAATTGGACAAGTTGTACTTGTATCTTGATATCCTAAACTTCTGAacagttaaattttcaaattataattcCAATAGGTATCTCATCATCCACCGGTGACGGCACTTCATGCAACGGATGAAACAGAAAACATCGAACTGCTATGGTGTCATTCTCCTGTTGCCAGGTTTCAGGGTATATGTCCTACTTGAATTTTACGTCGTGAGGATGCGAATTTTCGATCAAGAATTACACGCATAGAATTTGCGGCTTTAATTCCTTAATCAGAAGTATAACCTAGCTAGATTTTTCCCTTATTGAATTAATAATCTTGTCTGTTAAAATTTTGAGTATCAGGCAGTCGTATTGAAACCGAAGTTCATGGGAAAAGAGTGTTGAAGCTCATAGATAAGAATGAAACTTACACGATGAACTCTCCGAAACTCGTGATAAAGTTTTTACCTGTGCCTGGCGTGGACTGGTTGGGAAATGTTAAAATCCAATGCCAAGAAAATGGCTTTGAAGCTGAATTATGTTATCAAGGCGTTCCGTTTCTGCCTAGAGCATCCATGCATAGGTCGATCAAAGGGAAGATCTTCAGTTCATCGTCCTTGGAGACTATTTATGAAATCGATGGCCATTGGGATAGGTAAAATGAAATTTAGACAAAAAATGTGGTTTTCTTGATGACTAGATATGTATTGCACGCCTATTCTCTTCGGTTTGTAATTCTTTGTTTAGTACATGCAGAATTGTAAGCATTAAGGATGTTTCGAACGGAAAAACCACAGTTATATACAATGCAAGTGAGGTGATTTCCAGGTTGAAGACTCCCATTGTTAAAGATGCAAAGGTATGAAAATTTCACATGAAATTTGAACATCTGTTCGAGCATTATGTCATCAATTTTTTTCTCATATGCCTTAATCGGACGCTATTCAGACCGTTTGGCCAAGTGAATCGACTGCGGTGTGGGCGGAAGTGAGCCGAAATATCATACAAAAGAACTGGGAGAAAGCGAGGGATGCAAAGACAGACATTGAagaaaggcaaagagaacttgccAGGGAAAGACAATCGGTACACGAAGATTGGGTCCCTAAGCATTTCACGGTATCTTACAGTAAAGAAAATGGGTGGGATTGTTTACCAAAACACAAATTTGTCACCCCAGCCCCTATTATTTATACTCCCTAATCAAACATTTCTGTCGAAGGGAGGTTGTACTTTAACAATATTAACCCCATATCTTTCATGCAATCTATCGATATTATTTATTGTCTATTCCAAGAAGCCATCCAATGTCATGCACTCAAACAACCCAGCTATGCTATTTTGACAAATATATTGAGAAATAAAATGAACACGTGATGATTAGTGACGAACATGGTAAAAATATCGGACAGTTTTTACTCACTAAATTCCtattaattatcaaaatattgAAACAACGAGAAAGCTGCCATTTTCACAACTTAATTTTTACTGTCATCTTTTTCGCATCCATAGTTCTTGAGTGCGGTCTCATTAGGAGAGAGGCCACAGATAAATTTCTTCAACGCAGCCGGATCATCCCTGAACTTGGGCAAATTTCCGAGCGCTTTCATGTATTCGTGCGACAATTTTCCAGTCACCCTGAAAGTAATGCCGATCGAGTGCAAGAGATCCCTGCACATCACGCGCTTCATCATAAACTCAGGCCCGCTGGGAGGAGCGCTGGGAGGATTGAAGAGGGACTTCACGCAGTTTTCGATGGAGCCTGAATTATCACGAGCCGCCGCAGTGATGGAGAAAAGGTTTGCAACAGAACACATGAGGATGATCATGGCCATGAATTTTGGTAGTCTCTTGTGGGATGCTGCTGCTGCCATGGCTTGATCTTGATGGGATTCACAGCTTAATGACTTGTGTATACGTATTTATTGTGAAGAAACATACGAGGATGTAAGAGGGCTTGTTAAGGATTTTATAACTGAAAATTGCACTTAAATGTGTGTTCATTTAATTCATTggattaatttattattattattttttttaaaaaaagaacagTTTAATTAATCTgtcgaattttataattcttcAGTTCGTTAATaagatatttattataaaaaaacacAACACAAACTACATAGATAACCACAGAAATCATCATGCACCAAGTAATTTGAAGTCCTCAAATTTTGAACAGGGAGGTTAACTTGACCAAATAATTAATGCCGAAAAGTAATCAACCAATTCAAATAGATGTATATTTGGGGAAAAGTTCCAGTAATTTTTCCAGAGTCTCAGGTAAAAATTTCCTAGCAAACAAATAACAGGGTCGTTGTCTGCCATTCCACATGCAAGGTTGAATCTGAATTTCTCTCTGGTGTGCAGAATAACAAGATTTCATCAGTATGCTGAATCAAATACACCTTGAAAATGGTACTTAGAAGAAAGGTACTGACCTTTGAGTCACTAGTAACATGAACGCTATCAACAATCGACTGAAAAAATAGTTGGAAAGTGTGTGTCATATTCATTAGCTAACTTAAGATTAATTAGATACGAATGAACAATTATGCTATACATAAGTCTAATTTTGAAAGTCCCATACAGACATCCAATTAATACTCAGGCAGGAAAGATTATCAGCGAGACATTTCTCTCCACTTTTCAATGATACTGCtctttaaaaattgaaaatgatgACAAAATCAATGATAAATACTAGGACTATGTGTGTCAAAAATCAACCCAACCCACCAACCTGACCCGAAAATACCGGGTTAGATTTTGGGGTTTGGGTTAGGGTTAGATCGGGTCGAACCCGAAATCTGAACCGAATTTTGGGAACCATGCTTTTGCAACATAATAATTCATGTAGCATTTGCTTCATGTTACTGGTTTCGATCTTGGTTTTCTCGTTATGGCCAGCTGCTTGGAGATACTCAGATGAACTTAGATTTCCATGCACATTATTGATGTGATAATTTGAACTTCATGTTTTAAGATCGATTCATGTCGGTCTTTTTTCCCATATTTCGTTCACCATTTTATTTCATAGTCGATTATtgctcattttttaaaaatcttt
This genomic interval carries:
- the LOC140961362 gene encoding oxysterol-binding protein-related protein 4C-like translates to MVTEGEFEPKPVLTAPLSLEGEESGFSYRAPNILQRILSLLNSVRPGSDLTRLQLPPLFNIPKSQLQCYGESVYCISSDMLSKCNKEKSSLNRFVSVVAWSISTLRPLVFGVAPYNPILGETHHVSRGSLNVFLEQVSHHPPVTALHATDETENIELLWCHSPVARFQGSRIETEVHGKRVLKLIDKNETYTMNSPKLVIKFLPVPGVDWLGNVKIQCQENGFEAELCYQGVPFLPRASMHRSIKGKIFSSSSLETIYEIDGHWDRIVSIKDVSNGKTTVIYNASEVISRLKTPIVKDAKTVWPSESTAVWAEVSRNIIQKNWEKARDAKTDIEERQRELARERQSVHEDWVPKHFTVSYSKENGWDCLPKHKFVTPAPIIYTP